Sequence from the Rhodococcus jostii RHA1 genome:
GGGAATCGCGACGAGATCCTCGCCCTGCTGGTCGAAGCTCTCCCTGAACTCGGTCCCTTCATGGTGGAATCCGTATCGGCTCCGACGGACGAATCCGACGACGTCTGGCGTCACCGCGTGCTGCTCGACGATTCGTGGTCGAGGCCGGTGTCGCTCACCCTCCGGGCCGACTACCCGCCGACCCCGGTGCAGGCCACCCTGCTCGAGCTGCTCATTCAGCACACGGGGTCTGCCCTGCGCGCCGCATCGCTACGATCACGGGCAGCCACACAGGAACGTCACTTGCGCGAGGCCGCGGACGAGATCGCCGCACTCGGAGCGCGGGCCGTGCGGCTGGAGGAGGAAGCGAAGATCCACGACACGTTCGGGCGCCTCGCCGCGACCGGCGCCGACGAGGCCGCCATAGCCGAGACACTCCACCAGGTGACCGGACTCGCCGTCGGGATCGAGGACGCCTTCGGCAATCTGCGCGTGTGGGCCGGCCCGGACAAGGCCCTTCGGTACCGCAAGATCGGCGGCGGGAACCGGGTCGACGTCCTGCGCCGTGCCGCGATGGAAGGGCGCCCGCTGCGGAACGACAACCGGATCGTGCAGATAGTCCGGCCCGGCCAGACACTTCTCGGCGTCCTGTTTCTGTCGGACCCGGAACATCGGGCAACCGACCTCGACAGGGTCGCCCTCGAACACGCCGCGACGATGCTCGCCATCGACATGTCGCACCGCAGATCACTCGCCGAGACGGAGGCACGGCTCAGTCGCGACCTGGGCGCCGACCTGCTTGCCGGCACCGACGACGACAGCGCCTACTCGCGGGCCGACGCACTCGGCTACGACCTGCACACGCCGCAACGCGTCCTGGCAGTGCACTGGGGGCCGGACACGCCCGTCGAGTCCGTCACGGAAGCCTTCCGGCGCCACCTGACATCCGCCGACTCGTCGGCCCTCCTCGTCCACGGCAACGAACACCGAACCGGGATCCTCGCCGCCGTCATGGACGCAAAGACAGATGTGAACATCATCTTCACGGCATTGGAGAAATCGCTCGGTCCCGCGGTCGGAGTGATCGGTGTCGGATCCGAATGCACCTCCCCCAGTGGTCTACCCGACTCGTATACCCACGCGATACGGGCGCTGGAGATCAGAAAGCAGTCGCTGTCGCCCCGCGGCGTGGCGCTGTTCGACGAACTCGGCGTCTACCGCATCCTCGACTCGCACAGCAGCACCGGAGACGTCGAGGCATTCGTGCAGGAATGGCTCGGCCCGTTGCTCGCCTACGACCGGGAACACCGCAGCACGATGACGGCAACGCTGGCCCAGTACCTCGAATGCGGTGGCAAGTATGACGAAACCGCACAGGCTCTCAGGATCCACCGCAGCACCCTGCGATACCGGATGTCCCGCATTCACGAATTGACGGGGCGTGATCTGCGCAGCGTCGACACACGCCTGAATCTTCATCTGGCGTCCCGCGCACTGCAGGTCCTGGCCGGCGGTGCGCCGGGGTGAAAGGACGTGTGCGGCACGGGTGTTCGTGACCCGGGAATGCCGAAAGCCCCCCAACAAGGTTGGGGGGCTTTCGGTAACGGATGTTCGGCGGTGTCCTACTCTCCCACACCCTGTCGGGTGCAGTACCATCGGCGCTGGAGGGCTTAGCTTCCGGGTTCGGAATGGGACCGGGCGTTTCCCCTCCGCTATGGCCGCCGTAACTGTATGAAACTGTCACACGGAACATCAGCGAAGACACACATCCCATCACCGTGGGTGGTGGGGTGTTCTTCTTTCTTCTGTTCTGAAACGTGTGTGTTGTTTCAGATACTGCACAGTGGACGCGTAGCTTCTTTGTGGTAAGTCCTCGGCCTATTAGTACCAGTCACCTGCATCCGTTACCGGACTTCCAGTTCTGGCCTATCAACCCGGTGGTCTGCCGGGGGCCTTACCCCCTCGAGGGGGTGAGAAACCTCATCTTGGAACAGGCTTCCCGCTTAGATGCTTTCAGCGGTTATCCCTTCCGAACGTAGCTAACCAGCGGTGCTCCTGGTGGAACAACTGGCACACCAGAGGTTCGTCCGTCCCGGTCCTCTCGTACTAGGGACAGCCTTCCTCAAGTTTCTAACGCGCGCGGCGGATAGAGACCGAACTGTCTCACGACGTTCTAAACCCAGCTCGCGTGCCGCTTTAATGGGCGAACAGCCCAACCCTTGGGACCTACTCCAGCCCCAGGATGCGACGAGCCGACATCGAGGTGCCAAACCATCCCGTCGATATGGACTCTTGGGGAAGATCAGCCTGTTATCCCCGGGGTACCTTTTATCCGTTGAGCGACACCGCTTCCACTTGCCGGTGCCGGATCACTAGTCCCGACTTTCGTCCCTGCTCGACCTGTCAGTCTCACAGTCAAGCTCCCTTGTGCACTTGCACTCGACACCTGATTGCCAACCAGGCTGAGGGAACCTTTGGGCGCCTCCGTTACATTTTGGGAGGCAACCGCCCCAGTTAAACTACCCACCAGGCACTGTCCCTGAACCAGATCATGGTCCGAGGTTAGAGGTCCAATACGATCAGAGTGGTATTTCAACAACGACTCCACACTCACTGGCGTGAGCGCTTCACAGTCTCCCACCTATCCTACACAAACCGAACCGAACACCAATACCAAGCTGTAGTGAAGGTCCCGGGGTCTTTTCGTCCTGCCGCGCGTAACGAGCATCTTTACTCGTAATGCAATTTCGCCGAGTCTATGGTTGAGACAGCTGAGAAGTCGTTACGCCATTCGTGCAGGTCGGAACTTACCCGACAAGGAATTTCGCTACCTTAGGATGGTTATAGTTACCACCGCCGTTTACTGGGGCTTAAATTCTCAGCTTCGCCACCGAAGTGGCTAACCGGTCCTCTTAACCTTCCAGCACCGGGCAGGCGT
This genomic interval carries:
- a CDS encoding PucR family transcriptional regulator translates to MDLEAAPEPMVDHTPRATNLSAVVAVTAHMHDCGNRDEILALLVEALPELGPFMVESVSAPTDESDDVWRHRVLLDDSWSRPVSLTLRADYPPTPVQATLLELLIQHTGSALRAASLRSRAATQERHLREAADEIAALGARAVRLEEEAKIHDTFGRLAATGADEAAIAETLHQVTGLAVGIEDAFGNLRVWAGPDKALRYRKIGGGNRVDVLRRAAMEGRPLRNDNRIVQIVRPGQTLLGVLFLSDPEHRATDLDRVALEHAATMLAIDMSHRRSLAETEARLSRDLGADLLAGTDDDSAYSRADALGYDLHTPQRVLAVHWGPDTPVESVTEAFRRHLTSADSSALLVHGNEHRTGILAAVMDAKTDVNIIFTALEKSLGPAVGVIGVGSECTSPSGLPDSYTHAIRALEIRKQSLSPRGVALFDELGVYRILDSHSSTGDVEAFVQEWLGPLLAYDREHRSTMTATLAQYLECGGKYDETAQALRIHRSTLRYRMSRIHELTGRDLRSVDTRLNLHLASRALQVLAGGAPG